The following are encoded together in the Capsulimonas corticalis genome:
- the ndk gene encoding nucleoside-diphosphate kinase yields MERTFLMVKPDGVQRRLVGEIIQRFEQKGFKLVELKLLTPTRELAEEHYGVHRDKPFFEGVVSFISSGPVVAMVWEGDDVIALSRKLVGATKPSDAAPGTIRGDYANSVGENLIHGSDSVENAEAEIKLWFS; encoded by the coding sequence TTGGAACGAACGTTTCTCATGGTCAAGCCGGATGGAGTGCAGCGCCGCCTGGTGGGCGAGATCATACAGCGATTTGAGCAGAAGGGCTTCAAGCTTGTCGAGCTGAAGCTGCTCACCCCGACCCGCGAACTGGCCGAGGAGCACTACGGAGTGCACCGCGATAAGCCGTTCTTCGAAGGCGTCGTCAGCTTCATCAGCTCCGGCCCGGTCGTCGCGATGGTGTGGGAAGGCGACGACGTGATCGCCCTGTCCCGCAAGCTCGTCGGCGCCACCAAGCCCAGCGACGCCGCCCCCGGCACGATCCGCGGCGACTACGCGAACTCGGTCGGCGAGAACTTGATCCACGGTTCGGACTCGGTCGAGAACGCCGAAGCCGAGATCAAACTCTGGTTTAGCTAA
- a CDS encoding YHS domain-containing protein produces the protein MIRPLIAVAATMLLASSAFAATPAKVVKKAAAPAALVCPVTGDKIASVGAAAGHSTYKGKTYYFCCAGCKPEFDKNPKKFVASAAVKKPMHAM, from the coding sequence ATGATCCGTCCATTGATCGCCGTGGCCGCCACTATGCTGCTCGCGTCCTCCGCCTTCGCCGCCACCCCCGCCAAAGTCGTTAAGAAGGCCGCCGCGCCGGCCGCGCTCGTTTGCCCCGTCACGGGCGATAAGATCGCATCCGTCGGCGCCGCCGCCGGGCACAGCACCTACAAGGGCAAGACCTATTACTTCTGCTGCGCCGGCTGTAAGCCCGAGTTCGACAAGAACCCGAAGAAGTTCGTCGCCAGCGCCGCCGTCAAAAAGCCGATGCACGCGATGTAA